In the Fusobacterium varium genome, AAAATTATATTTGGAAAGATAAAGGGTTCTCCAGTTTCTAAATCTCCTAGTTCTAATCCTTTTAGAAAAGCTTCTGTAACTTTTTTACCTCCACTACTTGTTTCTAAACCTAGATTAAAAGATACATATGCTCTTTCATAACCATTTCTTAAGGGTAAATTTAATTTTTTAAATAATCTTCTTATGGAATTGATTGCTTTATCTAAAGGAACATTATCAAAAATAGTAGCCAAATCTTCATCTATATTTATATAGCCTATTCCTCCAGATTGTTCATTAGTTAAATATACAATTTCTTGAAAAAGTTTTTCTAAATTTAACTCTAGATTTTCTATTTTATCCACTTCTTTATATTCTTTTGGAGTAAATGTAATTCCTATACAATTATAAGTGACTCCATTATATTCATTATCATGAATATGGATATACTTTTCTCTATGTAGTTTACTATTTAATTTTTTTGTATTTCTAATTCTATAAGATGCATTTTGAAATATATTAGCTTGTTCTTTTCTCATTTATAATCTCTCCCTCTTTAGAAATATAAATTTTTGATTACTTGAGCCGTAAAATTTATTCTCTATTTTTAATTTATCAATATATTTTCCAACTTTTATAAAATTTAGGTATTTTAATAATTCTTTAGGAACTTCTTCTATTTCATATGAAGTATATAGTCCTATATCATAATTTTTCTCTTTTAATTTAATTACAAGTTCAAATAACTCTTTTAATTGTAGTAATGGTTCTCCACCAGAAATTGTAACTCTTTTATATGGATTTTTATGTTGTTCAATCATATTTAAAATTTTATCAACAGTTAAATTTTTTCCTTCTGTAATATCCCAAGAACTTTTGTTATGACAATTATAACATTTTCTATCACAACCTTGAAAAAATATAGTTGTTCTTATTCCTGGTCCATCTTCATATCTTAAATATTCAATAGATGATATCTTCATAATTTCTTACCCCCTTTTCTACATTAATTATACCACTCTTCACTGACAAAATTTGTCATTGAAAAGAAAAAAATCTTAACACTATAATAGCATTAAGATTTACTAAAAATTTTTATTTTTTTACTAATTTTGCCCAATAGGAAAATATTTAAACTCCTCTCTTATATGGGTATTTCTTGCATATACATTTCTTAAATCAAAGTAGAAATTACCTTTCATTCTAGCTCTTACCTTATCTAAATTCATTCCTCTAAATTGATTCCACTCTGTCATCAACACTACTGCATCTGCCTCATTTACTACTGAATATTCATCTGCACAATATGTTATTGAGTTTTCACAATCTTCCAATCTCCATCTTGCCTCTTTCATTCCCTCTGGACAATATGCTTGTATCTTTGCTCCTGCTTGAACTAAACCTCTTATTATATCTAAGCTTGGAGCATCTCTCATATCATCTGTATCTGGTTTAAAAGATAACCCTAAAATTGCTATATGTTTTCCCTCTACTCCTTCCATTTTATCAATTATCTTTTCTACCATCTTCCTCTTTTGTTTTTCATTAGCATCTATAGCTGCTTTTATCACATACATATCCTCTCCATGTTTCTTAGCTATGTCAACTATTGCCTTTGTATCTTTAGGAAAGCATGAACCTCCATATCCTGGTCCACAATGTAAAAACTTAGGTGAGATTCTGCCGTCCTTTCCCATTGCTTTGGCTATCTCCTGTGTATTTGCTCCCACTTTCTCTGCCAAAAGAGATATCTCATTGATAAATGAAATTTTTACTGCTAAGAAAGCATTAGAAGCATATTTTATCATCTCTGCTGTCTCTATATTTGTAAATACAAATGGAGTCTCATTGATAAAGAGTACATCATATACTTTTTTCATTATCTCCTTTGCTCTTTCGCTCTCTGTTTCTATTACCACTCTATCTGGTCTTAAACAATCTCCTACTGCTTTTCCCTCTCTTAAAAATTCTGGGTTTGAAACTATATCAAATTCATAGTCTAAATTTCTATTATTTAATTCTTTTTGAATAGTTTCTCTTACAAGTTTACCTGTTCCCACAGGGACTGTTGATTTATCTACTACTACTTTATAACCATTCATATATTTTCCAATATTAGTTGCTACCTCTAAAACAAAGCGTAAATCTGCTGAGCCGTCCAATGCTGGTGGTGTTCCTACTGCTATAAATATCACATCTGAATTTTCTGTTGTATATTTCATATCTGTTGTAAACTCTATTCTTTCAGCTTTCATATTTTTTTCTAATAACTCTTTTAAACCAGGCTCATAGATTGGTATTATTCCATTTTTTAAACTATTGATTTTTTCTTCTGATACATCCATACAGATTACATTTAGCCCAAATTCAGCCATTATTACACCTTGAACTAAACCTACATACCCTGTACCTACAACTCCTATTTTCATTTTACTATCTCCTTACTGTCTTTTATACCATTCAATAAATTTTTTAATCCCCTCAGCAAAATTAGTTTGAGGATCATAACCTATCATTGCCTTTGCCTTTGATATATCTGCATAAGTTTTTTCTACATCTCCAGGTTGCATAGGTTGAATATCTAAAATAGCTTTCTTTCCTAGAGCATTTTCAATAGTTTCTACCATCTCTTTCAGTGACACAACGTGAGATTCACCAAGATTAAATATCTCATAAACATTTTTATTATTGAAAAGATAGCTCATTGATTTTAAAATTCCATCTACTATATCATCAATATATGTATAATCTCTTTTAGTTGTTCCATCTCCATAAAATGGAATAGGCTTATCTTCTAGTATCATCTTAGTGAACTTATGAATTGCTAAATCTGGTCTTTGCTTTGGTCCATATACAGTAAAGAATCTTAATTGAACCATATCAATATTATATAGCTTATGGTATACATGTCCCATAACCTCACATGATTTCTTAGTTGCTGCATATGGAGAGATTGTAAAATCAACTATTGCTGTTTCTTTAAATGGAACCTCTTTATTATTTCCATAAACTGAAGATGAAGATGCTTGAACAAACTTTTTAACTCCATATTTTTTACAAAGTTCAAGCAGATTCATATATCCTCTTACATTTACATCTTCATAAAGCATAGGATCTAAAAGAGATGGACGAACTCCTGCCATTGCAGCTGGGTTAAATACTAAATCAAAACTATTTTCAGCAAAAACTCTATCCATAGCCTCTCTATCTCTAATATCCCCATATATAAGAGTAAATCTATCTGAATTAACTATCTCTATTAATTTACTGATTTTTTCATCTTTTAAAAGATTTTCAAACTCATTAATTTTATTAAAGTTATTTGTAATCTCTAAAATATTTCTAATTTTTCTGTTGTAATCATAAAAATCATTAAAATTATCTACAACAACAACTCTATCTCCGTTATTTAAAAGTTTCTCTGCAACAGTTGAACCTATGAAACCTGCTCCTCCTGTAATTAAAAAGTTTTTCATTATTTAAGCCTCCATTTTTTCTAAATATGTCAATTTAGCAAATTTTCTATCATCTTTTACATATGTTTCCTCTTTTAATACCCTATAATTTTCTAATAACTCTTCTGGAACATCATTAAAGAAAACTATTTTATTAGGTAACTTTTCATTTAAGTTATAATCATTTATCTTTTTTCCAACTCTCCAAACATCTTCTATCTCATAATTATCACTATAAATACTATATTTAGGTGGATCTTTTTGAATAATCTCTATATTTGAATATTTATTATTTAAAGTTGATCTAAAAACATTATTACTAGATTCTTTATCAAAAAAACTATTAACAGTTAAATTTACTATTAACATTAAAGCTCCACTTCCTAAAATAACTATTTTATTTAATCTCTCTTTTGAAACTTTAAATAGTATTAGGACAAATGATAAAAACAACAGAGATATTGAGATCATATAGTTTTTAGTAATAAGATTTTTACCATATCCTTTAAAAAATAGAGCAGTAGGAATAGAGATAGCAAGAACTATTAAAAAATATTTTTGAAGATAGATCAGATATCTCTCATATCTTTTTAAACTTTCCCATGTTCTGTTGTAGAAATAATTGCAAATTATTCCAACTTCAAGAACAGAGGTTATATATATTGGTATTCCATATCTTTTCTTTTTCATCTTTACTAGTGAGAGAAGAATAATTATAAAAATATTCCACCAAAATATAAATTTAGAATAATCTTTATTCTCACTATCTTTATATGTTTTTATTAGAGCAAATAGAGAGAAAAAAATCCAAACTCCCATATAGATAAAAAAATCAAGATAGTAAAATATTGATTCTGTATGTCTTGTTGTCCAAGTATTTTTCTCTTTTAATAGAACACTTACAAAAATATCTGGATATTTCAAATACATTAAAAGAGGCCAAATACTAGCTAAAACTCCTCCAACTAAAAGCATCAATAAGATTTTTTTAAAGTTTTTTCTATAATTTTCTAAGCCGAAGATAAAAATATGTGAAAGTAGAAAAGGTAGAAACAATCCATATATTGCAACAGGACCTTTGCTTAAAATAGAGGCTGCAAGAAAAATTCCACTAATTATAAAATCAAAATATCTACTTGTATTAAATCCCTTTAGTAAAAAGGTAACAGCTCCAAAAATAGCCACATATGAATATATATCCCAAGTATTTTCTCCGCTCAATTTTATTATCATAAAAGTTGTACAACCAACAAAAGAGGTTATAAAACTTGCAAAGCTATTTTTTGTTAATAATTTTACAAAATAGTAAAGTAGAAGAATAAAAACAACTCCAGCTAATGCAGAGGGAATACGTAAAATAGATTCATCTGTATAATTTTGTGTTAAATTCATAGTTAAAACTGTAAGCCAAGTAGGCAATGGCGGTTTCTCAAAACGTAAAGCTCCATTAAGTGTTGGAATAATATAGTTTTTACTCTCTATCATCTCTCTTGCTGTAATAAAATTTCTTGCCTCCATAAGATCAGCAGGTCTTATCCAAAGAATTGAGAAAAAAGCAATTATTGATATTGGAATAATTATTTTTAAATATTTGAAATCCTCTCTATTCATACTATATCTCCTAGAATTATTTTTTCTTAATCAACCATATATTTCTTGAATATATTAAAAGATTAGGTGCTTGTCCCAATATAAAAACAGGATCTTTTCTATAGATAGCATATATTAATAAAAATATACTTCCTCCTAAACTAAATAACCAAAATGAAAAGGGAACTACACTTTTTCCAGCTTTTTCACTTGCTATCCATTGAACAATAAATCTCATTGAGAAAAGTCCTTGTCCTAATAACCCTATCAACATCATAAAATCTAAATTAAACATAACTCTCACCTAATCTTTAATCTTGTAGTTTAATTTTCTTTGTTCCATCCATCTAACAGCAAAGGCATCTTTTAAACCTTTAAATAGACGGTTAAAAATTCCATATTTAGAAGTTCCAAACTCTCTATCATAGTGTCTAACAGGTATTTCTATAACAGAGAAACCATTTATCTTAGCCAATGTTGGTAAAAATCTATGCATTCCCTCAAAAAGATAGAAACTTTTTACAACCTCTTTTTTAAACAGTTTAAGAGGACAACCAGTATCCTTTATATTATCTCCTGTAACAAAATTTCTAACTCCGTTTCCAACTAAAGATGAGATTTTTCTTTTAAGTCCATCTTCTCTACTCTCTCTCATTCCATTTACCATATCATATTTTTCTATATATGGTAGCAAAGTATAGATATCTTCAGGGTTTGTTTGTAAATCAGCATCCATAGTGACTATCAAATCTCCAGTAGCAATTTTAAACCCAGCATCTAAAGCAGCTGTTTGTCCATTATTTTTAGTAAAATGAGCAACTTTTATATGTCCATTTTTATTAGCCTCTTCATCTAACAACTCTCCACTTCCA is a window encoding:
- a CDS encoding UDP-glucose/GDP-mannose dehydrogenase family protein is translated as MKIGVVGTGYVGLVQGVIMAEFGLNVICMDVSEEKINSLKNGIIPIYEPGLKELLEKNMKAERIEFTTDMKYTTENSDVIFIAVGTPPALDGSADLRFVLEVATNIGKYMNGYKVVVDKSTVPVGTGKLVRETIQKELNNRNLDYEFDIVSNPEFLREGKAVGDCLRPDRVVIETESERAKEIMKKVYDVLFINETPFVFTNIETAEMIKYASNAFLAVKISFINEISLLAEKVGANTQEIAKAMGKDGRISPKFLHCGPGYGGSCFPKDTKAIVDIAKKHGEDMYVIKAAIDANEKQKRKMVEKIIDKMEGVEGKHIAILGLSFKPDTDDMRDAPSLDIIRGLVQAGAKIQAYCPEGMKEARWRLEDCENSITYCADEYSVVNEADAVVLMTEWNQFRGMNLDKVRARMKGNFYFDLRNVYARNTHIREEFKYFPIGQN
- a CDS encoding lipid-A-disaccharide synthase N-terminal domain-containing protein; protein product: MFNLDFMMLIGLLGQGLFSMRFIVQWIASEKAGKSVVPFSFWLFSLGGSIFLLIYAIYRKDPVFILGQAPNLLIYSRNIWLIKKK
- a CDS encoding GDP-mannose 4,6-dehydratase, with protein sequence MKNFLITGGAGFIGSTVAEKLLNNGDRVVVVDNFNDFYDYNRKIRNILEITNNFNKINEFENLLKDEKISKLIEIVNSDRFTLIYGDIRDREAMDRVFAENSFDLVFNPAAMAGVRPSLLDPMLYEDVNVRGYMNLLELCKKYGVKKFVQASSSSVYGNNKEVPFKETAIVDFTISPYAATKKSCEVMGHVYHKLYNIDMVQLRFFTVYGPKQRPDLAIHKFTKMILEDKPIPFYGDGTTKRDYTYIDDIVDGILKSMSYLFNNKNVYEIFNLGESHVVSLKEMVETIENALGKKAILDIQPMQPGDVEKTYADISKAKAMIGYDPQTNFAEGIKKFIEWYKRQ
- a CDS encoding radical SAM protein yields the protein MKISSIEYLRYEDGPGIRTTIFFQGCDRKCYNCHNKSSWDITEGKNLTVDKILNMIEQHKNPYKRVTISGGEPLLQLKELFELVIKLKEKNYDIGLYTSYEIEEVPKELLKYLNFIKVGKYIDKLKIENKFYGSSNQKFIFLKRERL
- a CDS encoding glycosyltransferase family 2 protein; translation: MERISVIAPIFNEKENIVRLITKIEETLKKRFLSYEIILIDDGSTDGSGELLDEEANKNGHIKVAHFTKNNGQTAALDAGFKIATGDLIVTMDADLQTNPEDIYTLLPYIEKYDMVNGMRESREDGLKRKISSLVGNGVRNFVTGDNIKDTGCPLKLFKKEVVKSFYLFEGMHRFLPTLAKINGFSVIEIPVRHYDREFGTSKYGIFNRLFKGLKDAFAVRWMEQRKLNYKIKD
- a CDS encoding glycosyltransferase family 39 protein gives rise to the protein MNREDFKYLKIIIPISIIAFFSILWIRPADLMEARNFITAREMIESKNYIIPTLNGALRFEKPPLPTWLTVLTMNLTQNYTDESILRIPSALAGVVFILLLYYFVKLLTKNSFASFITSFVGCTTFMIIKLSGENTWDIYSYVAIFGAVTFLLKGFNTSRYFDFIISGIFLAASILSKGPVAIYGLFLPFLLSHIFIFGLENYRKNFKKILLMLLVGGVLASIWPLLMYLKYPDIFVSVLLKEKNTWTTRHTESIFYYLDFFIYMGVWIFFSLFALIKTYKDSENKDYSKFIFWWNIFIIILLSLVKMKKKRYGIPIYITSVLEVGIICNYFYNRTWESLKRYERYLIYLQKYFLIVLAISIPTALFFKGYGKNLITKNYMISISLLFLSFVLILFKVSKERLNKIVILGSGALMLIVNLTVNSFFDKESSNNVFRSTLNNKYSNIEIIQKDPPKYSIYSDNYEIEDVWRVGKKINDYNLNEKLPNKIVFFNDVPEELLENYRVLKEETYVKDDRKFAKLTYLEKMEA